The Bacteroidales bacterium genome has a window encoding:
- a CDS encoding C40 family peptidase, whose amino-acid sequence MQGIVLKSQIPLRADKSHRSEMVSQILFGETYTILDKMDDWLLIKTNYDNYIGWIDNISYEELNSEQKTFIIRNKYIKALDRNNLEIIIPAGSAITEPNSDNFFVINNNIYKISDYCELIKKTSIAESAKYFLNSPYFWGGRTFMGFDCSGFAQIIYKINNINIPRDASEQIKHGNAIPIIQEAHEGDLVFFGNEESINHVGILLSSEKVIHCSGEVKIDYIDNTGIFNGKKYTHFLRGIKSY is encoded by the coding sequence ATGCAAGGTATAGTATTAAAATCGCAAATACCACTTAGAGCCGATAAAAGTCATCGAAGTGAAATGGTTTCTCAAATACTTTTCGGAGAAACTTATACGATATTAGATAAAATGGATGATTGGCTTTTAATTAAAACTAATTATGATAACTATATAGGCTGGATAGATAATATTTCTTACGAAGAATTAAATTCAGAACAAAAAACTTTTATCATTCGTAACAAATATATAAAAGCATTGGATCGCAACAATCTTGAAATTATTATTCCTGCAGGTTCAGCAATCACAGAACCTAATAGTGATAATTTTTTTGTCATTAATAATAATATTTACAAGATTTCTGATTATTGTGAATTGATAAAGAAAACAAGTATTGCGGAATCGGCAAAATATTTTCTTAATTCTCCTTATTTTTGGGGTGGTAGAACATTCATGGGTTTTGATTGTTCCGGTTTTGCACAGATAATATATAAAATTAACAATATAAATATACCGCGTGATGCTTCTGAACAAATTAAGCACGGCAATGCCATACCTATTATACAAGAAGCACACGAAGGCGATTTAGTTTTTTTCGGGAATGAAGAAAGTATAAATCATGTAGGTATCTTATTAAGCAGCGAAAAAGTTATTCATTGCTCCGGTGAAGTAAAAATAGATTACATTGATAATACGGGGATTTTTAACGGGAAAAAATATACGCATTTCCTAAGAGGAATAAAAAGTTATTAA
- a CDS encoding TonB-dependent receptor — MKKILRIVMMFTAMFFAISSIAQVTTSSMSGRITDKNGSLPGATVLVKHIPSGTSYGTVTNNDGRYIIQGMRVGGPYTIEFSYVGYNTAKYENIQLYLGEPYILNVRLVEGKTIEGIEITAESMNSNMNTERAGAVTAIDQRAITSIPTTTRSLNDAIKLTPQATSSASGPALGGGNYRQSYVSVDGAAFNNAFGIGQNIPSGGSPISLDALDQISISLTPYDVRQSGFLGGSIQAVTKSGTNKLHVSVYDYFTNDTFLGKKYGDKDSTNNYQKLNLSETLKNTVGINIGGPIIKDKLFYFVNFEYETDIATGQTRLARENEDQEWGSENQYNRPTVSQMDEIRNYLMENFNGYDPGRYQNYSTNTPDYKLLARIDWNINKDHKLNVRFTQTSNKYSSDPSSSISPFSSNVYNRNTVGRTSMNALYFESARYYQEQNFMSIAGELNSSFLNGKLNNVFRATYSKQHEPRSFVGDLFPTVDILENDSVLTTFGPDPFTYGNLRDVSTVIVTDEISYQLGKNTFTGGLQFEWDKTKNGYMQGGAGYYVYNSWQDFVENNAPKSFMITHPNNNELTQEYPSFTYMQYSVYLQDEVAFSENFKGTLGLRVEVPTYPSLANNYNIEFTEGWTDGDGVHHETFPNYATSDMPSAKVNFSPRLGFNWDILGNRNLVLRGGTGIFTGRLPFVWIVSVAGNSNVIQAQYIAENNVPITFYDNIDGILEALYGGAFEKQELSAPTSPTLLSKDLRMPQNWKSSLALDINLFWGIKATVEGIYSKELTSVAVTKLGIEQSGSVELIEGVDERETWVSQGIRNSLGRNITPYLIENTDNKGWYYSVTAMLEKKFDKGFTAMVAYTRSESKSAIDGSGDQITSAFSIDSYVSGANNHDLGYSSYVTPDRFIASVSYSKEYAKYFASTISLFYEGYRYGYAGTWGYSRYSYTLSSNVVGDGGASNLLYVPTETELDKMNWASETDKTNFWTFVQEDKYLSSMIGKYTERNGAIMPWRHTINLKFMQDFYFFIADQRNTLQVGVDIYNLANLLNPSWGNVSQLSSNAILAYNNGEYSFTNPKWNKYAGTMSTWAVSFSLRYIF; from the coding sequence ATGAAAAAGATTCTACGAATTGTTATGATGTTTACAGCAATGTTTTTTGCTATTTCGTCTATTGCACAGGTTACTACATCCAGCATGTCGGGTAGAATAACCGACAAAAATGGTTCTTTACCGGGTGCTACCGTATTGGTAAAGCATATTCCATCAGGCACTTCATACGGCACAGTTACCAATAATGACGGCCGTTATATTATTCAGGGTATGCGTGTTGGCGGTCCTTACACTATCGAATTTTCATACGTGGGATATAATACTGCCAAATATGAAAATATTCAACTATATTTGGGTGAACCATATATTTTAAATGTTAGGTTGGTGGAAGGCAAAACAATTGAAGGTATAGAAATTACTGCTGAATCTATGAATTCTAATATGAATACTGAACGCGCAGGAGCAGTAACTGCTATTGACCAAAGAGCAATTACATCTATTCCAACTACAACAAGAAGTTTAAACGATGCTATTAAACTAACTCCTCAAGCTACTTCTTCTGCAAGTGGTCCGGCTTTAGGTGGCGGTAACTATCGTCAATCATACGTTAGTGTTGATGGTGCTGCATTTAACAATGCTTTCGGTATCGGACAAAATATTCCTTCTGGTGGTAGTCCTATTTCTCTTGATGCACTTGATCAAATATCAATAAGCCTTACACCTTATGATGTTCGTCAAAGCGGATTCTTAGGCGGTTCTATTCAGGCTGTTACAAAAAGCGGTACAAATAAATTACATGTTTCTGTGTACGATTATTTCACTAACGACACATTTTTAGGAAAAAAATATGGTGATAAAGACAGTACAAATAATTATCAAAAACTTAACTTGAGCGAAACTTTAAAGAATACTGTAGGTATTAATATAGGTGGCCCTATCATTAAAGACAAATTATTCTATTTCGTTAATTTTGAATATGAAACAGATATTGCAACAGGTCAAACAAGATTAGCTCGTGAAAACGAAGATCAAGAATGGGGCTCAGAGAATCAATATAACCGCCCTACAGTTTCACAAATGGATGAAATAAGAAATTATTTAATGGAGAATTTTAACGGTTATGATCCAGGTAGATATCAAAACTATTCAACAAATACTCCCGATTATAAATTATTGGCTCGAATCGACTGGAACATTAATAAAGACCATAAACTTAATGTTCGTTTCACACAAACAAGCAATAAATATTCAAGCGATCCATCAAGCTCAATAAGTCCGTTCTCCAGCAATGTTTATAATAGAAATACTGTAGGACGTACTTCAATGAACGCTCTTTATTTTGAAAGTGCACGTTATTATCAAGAACAAAACTTTATGTCTATTGCTGGTGAATTAAATTCAAGTTTCCTTAATGGAAAACTTAATAATGTATTCCGTGCTACATATTCAAAACAACATGAGCCGAGAAGTTTTGTAGGAGATTTATTCCCAACTGTTGATATTTTAGAAAATGACAGCGTTTTAACAACTTTCGGTCCGGATCCTTTTACATACGGTAATCTACGTGATGTTTCCACAGTAATTGTAACCGATGAAATAAGTTATCAATTAGGTAAAAATACTTTCACCGGTGGTCTTCAATTCGAATGGGATAAAACTAAAAACGGTTATATGCAAGGTGGAGCGGGTTATTATGTTTATAATTCATGGCAAGATTTTGTAGAAAATAATGCCCCAAAATCATTTATGATTACTCATCCTAATAACAATGAACTTACACAGGAATATCCTTCATTCACATACATGCAATACTCTGTTTATTTGCAAGATGAAGTAGCATTTAGTGAAAACTTCAAAGGTACTTTGGGATTACGTGTTGAAGTTCCTACATACCCGTCTTTAGCTAACAATTACAATATAGAATTTACAGAAGGATGGACTGATGGCGATGGCGTACATCATGAAACATTCCCCAACTATGCAACTTCGGATATGCCTAGCGCAAAAGTAAACTTCTCTCCGCGCCTTGGTTTTAACTGGGATATCTTAGGCAACCGTAATTTGGTACTTAGAGGAGGAACAGGTATTTTCACCGGTCGTCTCCCATTTGTATGGATCGTTTCAGTTGCAGGTAACAGTAACGTAATTCAAGCCCAATACATTGCTGAAAACAATGTTCCTATTACATTTTATGATAATATTGACGGTATTCTGGAAGCATTATATGGTGGTGCCTTTGAAAAACAAGAACTCTCCGCACCAACAAGTCCTACCTTACTTTCTAAAGATTTAAGAATGCCTCAAAATTGGAAATCTTCTTTAGCTTTAGACATTAATTTATTTTGGGGAATTAAAGCTACAGTAGAAGGTATTTACAGCAAAGAATTAACTTCAGTTGCCGTAACAAAATTAGGAATCGAACAATCAGGATCAGTTGAACTAATTGAAGGCGTTGATGAAAGAGAAACATGGGTTTCACAAGGTATTAGAAATTCTTTGGGAAGAAATATCACTCCTTACTTAATTGAAAACACTGATAATAAAGGTTGGTATTATTCTGTAACAGCTATGTTGGAAAAGAAATTCGACAAAGGTTTTACTGCAATGGTTGCATATACAAGATCTGAAAGTAAATCTGCAATTGACGGAAGCGGCGACCAAATTACTTCTGCATTCTCAATTGACAGTTATGTTTCTGGAGCAAATAACCATGATCTCGGATATTCATCATATGTTACTCCCGACAGATTTATTGCAAGTGTCAGCTACAGTAAGGAATATGCAAAATATTTTGCTTCAACTATAAGCTTATTCTATGAAGGATACAGATACGGTTATGCAGGAACTTGGGGATATTCAAGATATTCTTATACTTTAAGTTCTAATGTTGTTGGTGATGGTGGTGCATCTAACTTATTATATGTACCGACAGAAACCGAATTAGACAAAATGAATTGGGCTTCTGAAACTGATAAAACTAATTTCTGGACTTTTGTTCAAGAAGATAAATATTTAAGCTCAATGATAGGTAAATATACAGAACGTAATGGTGCTATTATGCCTTGGAGACATACAATTAATCTTAAATTTATGCAAGATTTTTATTTCTTCATTGCCGATCAACGCAACACTCTTCAAGTTGGTGTTGATATTTACAATCTTGCTAATTTATTAAATCCGTCTTGGGGAAATGTTTCTCAACTTAGTTCAAATGCAATTTTAGCTTACAACAATGGAGAATATTCATTTACCAATCCTAAATGGAATAAATATGCAGGTACAATGTCAACTTGGGCAGTATCGTTCAGCTTACGCTATATCTTCTAA